The nucleotide sequence CGCCCAGGCCAAGGGCGAGCTGGTGGAGGCGCTGCCCGCCGCCGCCGACGGCGGGGTTGCCGTGCTCAACGCCGACGACCCCCTGGTGGCCGCCATGGCCTCGCGCACCACTGCCCGGGTGGTGCTGGTGGGCACCTCGCCCAGCGCCGACATCCGGGCCACCGACATCGAGCTGGACGAGCAGGCCCGGCCGCGGTTCACCCTGCACACCCCGCAGGGGCACACCCAGGTGGAGCTGGCCGTGCACGGCGAGCACAACGTGGGCAACGCGCTGGCGGCCGTCGCGGTGGCGCTGGAGGCCGGGGCCAGCCTGGGCCAGGTGCGCACCGCGCTGGCCGGTGCGCGCGCGGCCTCGGTGCGCCGGATGGACCTGCGCACCCGCGCCGACGGCGTCACCGTCATCAACGACTCCTACAACGCCAACCCCGACTCGGTGCGCGCCGCGCTGAAGGCGCTGGTCAGCATGTCCCGGGGTGCCCGGGCCGCGGTTCCGCGCCGCAGCTGGGCGGTGCTCGGCGAGATGGCCGAGCTGGGGGCGGATACCGTTGCCGCGCACGACGGCATCGGTCGCCTCGCGGTCCGGCTGGACGTGCACCGGCTGGTGGTGGTGGGCGAGTCCGCCCGGGCCATGCACACCGGCGCCGTGCAGGAGGGGTCGTGGGGAGAGGAGTCGGTGATCGTGCCCGACGTGGCCGCGGCGATCGACCTGCTGCGCCGCGAGGTCGAACCCGGTGACGTGGTGCTGGTGAAGGCCTCGCAGTCCCAGGGCCTGTGGCGGGTGGCCGAGGCGCTGCTGGCCGACGACGGGCCCAGGTCCGGCCCCGACCAGGACAGCAACAGCAACAGCAACAGCGAACAGGCAGAGGAGGGACAGCAGTGAGACAGATCCTCATCGCCGCGGGCATCGCGTTCGCGGTCTCCATCCTGCTGACCCCCTACCTGATCAAGGTCTTCTCCGGGCAGGGCTTCGGCCAGGAGATCCGCCAGGAGGGCCCGGCCAGCCACCAGGCCAAGCGCGGCACCCCCACCATGGGCGGGGTCGCCATCATCGCGGCGCTGTGGGCCGGCTACTGGGGTTCCCACGCCATCGGGGCCGGCCTGGAGGCGGAGGGGCCGACAGCGTCGGGGCTGCTGGTGCTGGGACTGACCTCGGTCCTCGGGCTGGTGGGCTTCCTCGACGACTTCATCAAGATCCGCAAGCAGCGCAACCTCGGCCTGAACAAGACGGCCAAGCTCGTCGGCCAGCTGGTCGCCGCGGTGCTGTTCGGGGTGCTGGCGCTGCGCTTCGCCAACGAGGAGGGCCTCACCCCGGCCACGCCCAACCTGTCCTTCGTGCGGGACATCGCCACGGTGTCCTTCGGCACGGTCGGCTTCGTGCTGTTCTGCTACCTGCTGGTGAGCGCCTGGTCCAACGCGGTGAACCTCACCGACGGCTTGGACGGGCTCGCCGCCGGCTCCATGGCGATGGTGCTGGCCACCTACGTCATCATCTGCTTCTGGCAGTACCGCAACGACTGCGGCACCACCGCGCTGGCCGGCTGCTACGAGGTGCGCGACCCGCTGGACGTGTCCCTGCTCGCCGCTGCGGCGATGGGTGGCTGCGTCGGCTTCCTGTGGTGGAACGCCGCACCGGCCAAGATCTTCATGGGCGACACCGGCTCGCTGGCCCTGGGTGGGCTGCTCGCCGGCATCAGCATGGTCACCCGCACCGAGCTGCTGCTGGTGGTGCTGGGCGCGCTGTTCGTGATGGAGGCAGCCTCCGTGGTGGTGCAGGTGGCGGTGTTCCGCACCAGCCGCCGACGGGTGTTCCGGATGGCCCCGTTCCACCACCACTTCGAGCTCGCCGGATGGGCGGAGACCACGGTGATCATCCGCTTCTGGATCCTCGCCGCGATCTCCTGCGCCCTGGGCCTGGCGCTGTTCTACAGCGAGTGGCTCTCGGCGATCGGGCCGTGACCGGTCCCGGCGGCACGAGCGCTGCGGCCCCGCGCCCGGCGCTGGACGTGCGCGAGCTGACCGGTCGGCAGGTGCTGGTGGCCGGCGGCCGGGTGAGCGGCCTGGCCATGGTGCGCGCCCTGGTTCGCCTCGGCGCCCGGGTGGTGGCCACCGACTCCAACCCCGCCATGCTCGACCAGCTCACCGCCCTGGGTGCGGAGGCGCACCTGGACCTGCAGGAGCCGCCCGCGGGCACCGAGCTGGTGTGCACCGTGCCCGGGTTCCGCCCCGATGCGCCGCTGCTGCGGGCCGCGGCGGCCGCGGGGCTGCCGGTGTGGGGCGACGTCGAGCTGGCCTGGTGGTGCGACCAGGCCGAGGTGTTCGGCCCCCGCAAGCAGTGGCTGGTGGTCACCGGCACCAACGGCAAGACCACCACCACCA is from Rhodococcus sp. X156 and encodes:
- the murF gene encoding UDP-N-acetylmuramoyl-tripeptide--D-alanyl-D-alanine ligase; this encodes MIALSLQQVADVVGGTLHDCPDPTVQVTAGVEFDSRKIVPGGLFLALPGERVDGHDHAAAAVAQGAVGVLAARPVGVPAVVVPAAGAHDRRAMALAADTDGSGAAVLAALARLARASVDALPGLRVVGVTGSSGKTSTKDLLAAVLAPLGTVVAPPGSFNNELGHPWTVLRADADTRFLVLELSARGVGHVAALCEVAPPQIGVVLNVGTAHLGEFGSRAAIAQAKGELVEALPAAADGGVAVLNADDPLVAAMASRTTARVVLVGTSPSADIRATDIELDEQARPRFTLHTPQGHTQVELAVHGEHNVGNALAAVAVALEAGASLGQVRTALAGARAASVRRMDLRTRADGVTVINDSYNANPDSVRAALKALVSMSRGARAAVPRRSWAVLGEMAELGADTVAAHDGIGRLAVRLDVHRLVVVGESARAMHTGAVQEGSWGEESVIVPDVAAAIDLLRREVEPGDVVLVKASQSQGLWRVAEALLADDGPRSGPDQDSNSNSNSEQAEEGQQ
- the mraY gene encoding phospho-N-acetylmuramoyl-pentapeptide-transferase; amino-acid sequence: MRQILIAAGIAFAVSILLTPYLIKVFSGQGFGQEIRQEGPASHQAKRGTPTMGGVAIIAALWAGYWGSHAIGAGLEAEGPTASGLLVLGLTSVLGLVGFLDDFIKIRKQRNLGLNKTAKLVGQLVAAVLFGVLALRFANEEGLTPATPNLSFVRDIATVSFGTVGFVLFCYLLVSAWSNAVNLTDGLDGLAAGSMAMVLATYVIICFWQYRNDCGTTALAGCYEVRDPLDVSLLAAAAMGGCVGFLWWNAAPAKIFMGDTGSLALGGLLAGISMVTRTELLLVVLGALFVMEAASVVVQVAVFRTSRRRVFRMAPFHHHFELAGWAETTVIIRFWILAAISCALGLALFYSEWLSAIGP